TGCACCACGCGCAAATGGGGATTTTGCTCGGCAAGCTGATCCAGCAACTCACCCGTGTCATCGCTGGAGCCGTCGTTGATCGCCACCACCTCGATGTTCTCATAGCGCTGCGCCAGCGCCGCCCCAACGGTTTCCGCCACGCGCGGGCCTTCGTTGAAGCAAGGTATCAGGATGGATACCAGCGGATTGCCCACTAACTCGGGAGCAGGCACGTCACCATCGCGCGACCAGGGCCACTTGCGCTCCCAGTTCAACCAGAAGAACAGCCCCCCGGCGATCCACAACGCAGACATCAGCAGCGGGTAGAAAAACACGAAGTTAAGCAGCAGTGTGCCGGTAATGGCCAGGGCCAGGGCCAACGGGCCCAGCAACACCAGCACCAACACCAGAATGGCAATAATCCGTTCTTTCATCGCTGGGTACTCCACGCATTGGACAATGCCGGGCGTACCAGCTCGAGGCGCGGATTATCAGTATGGAAATCATCCGGGTAGTAGCCAAAGTGACGTACTCCCTCCCATTGCAGACGATGCATCCAGCTCACCAGCAGCTCGCTATCGATCGGACCTTCCTTACCCACGCGCCAATCGCGGGCCTGCAATTCAAAGATGGTCTTGTCCATCGCATCAGGGTACTGCTTGACCTGTAGCACCAGACGCGACAGCCAGGCGTCGGAATCTGCTTTGCTGACCCCCTCCATCAAAGGCATCGCCATGATGGCGGTCCAGTCATAGTTGTTCAGGAAGTCATGCATGTTCTGCGCGAACCAGGCCTCGCTTTCCGGCTCGAGGATCGGCATCGCAAATATGTTCCTGGCGGTCTTCACCTGCGGCCCGCGAATGGCCTTGACCTTATCCGCCAGCTCCAGAGTGAAATCGATCAGGTACTGGCTCTTGAAACGCGTCCAGGCAGCCATTTGCTCCGGATCAGACCGTAATGCATTCAAATCCGAATGCAAACCTACTGCCGCATAAGCTTCACGTGCGGCACTACCGGCATCTTCAAAATCCGACAGCAGCGCATCATCATGGAACAGCAGGCCCTCAAAACTGGCACTGGCGGCCAGGTCTTCATATATCTCGCCTACCTGCTTGCGCACCCTGGGATCGAATGGTGAAAGCCGCTGGTACTGCACCGGGTTCACTGCCGCGTCACTACCGCCCGCGGCGTCAATCGCGGTCACTCGGGGCAATGCCGGATCCAGATCAAAACTCAAGACCGGCATCCAGGCAAAGACATCAACGCCCGCCCGGGTACGCAACTGCCAGGCAGCGCGATTAAACAAGTCAGCACGCATAGGCAGGTGACGGTTGGGAAAGTACAGCTCCTTGACCGTGCCGTCGCCGGTGGGATCAGCGTAAGCCTGCAGAAATACGGTATTGATGCGCAGATCGGCGATACGCTGAATCAACACGCCCAGGTTAGCCTCCATCTGCACCGGGTCGGGATCATAAACGTAATCCAGATCCACATGAGCAATCCGCTTTGCCGCGGTATTCTGCATACCGCTGACGGCCGCAGCGAAGCTTTGCGTGCTGGGATCTTCCCCGATCAGATAACGCCCGGTATCACGAAGGTTCTGCACCGTCGCCAAACCACCTTCCAACGTCATCGCCATCTGGTAGCCGTTCCTGTCTATCACTTCCAGCGCCATGCCACTGGCAGCGCCATACGGCCATACCCAGACCCGCGGGCTGCGCCCGGTGACCTCACGTAATTTCTGACTGATCCGCTGAACATCGGTATTCAACCGGGCCTTATAGGCCTCGACTGTTTCGTACTGACCGGTGGCCGAATCATATTGGCGATTGGCCGCTGCAGGCAGCATGTTGCCCTGCACGTTAGCCAGGGTACCGAAGTGCAGATTATCGGTATGAGCTGCAATCTCGACCAATCCCGAGTCGGCTATCTCGCGAATGTCCGCGCGGGTGGCGAAACGTTCACGCGGTACGGCAAGACCGCCAAAATCAACCGGCTGATCTGCCGGCGTATCCATCCAGGCACCCACCGGTGCCAGCACGGCTGGCCACTGATAGGCTCTGAGTACCGGCAGCACCCGCTCCCGGAAACTGCTGAAGCCGTCATCGAAGCTGAGCAACACAGCCTTTGCCGGCAGATCCGCGCCGCCTTGACGAGCCTCGAGAATCTGATCGATAGAGACGGCCTGATAGCCGTTCTCGCGCAACCAGGCAAGCTGGTCGAGCATGTTCAAGGTGCGCACTGACAGGAAGGTGTTGTCCGGATTGGCATCCTGCACATCATGGTAGACCAGCGCCAGAACATGGTTTTTTGGCCATTCAGCTTCCCCGAGGGCTTCCGGTCGATCCTGCGGGGCGGTGAAAGGTATCGTCTGTTGTGCACAAGCGGCGCTGAGCAACAGGGTCAATAACAGGAAAATTCGACCGAGCACTATCATCACAGTCCCTTGAATCGGAAGTTGACGTCGAGGACAAGCCGGTATTCCTGCTCGCGATCCCCATCATAGGGTCTGCTCAAGGCAGACAGCAGGAAGCCACTGTCAAACACATCATTCATGCGTAGACGCTGCCCATAACCGAGCAAACCCATGCCCCCGCCACCGAAGTCGCGCTGATCGTAATATCCCAGGCCGAACTGCAGATCCTGACTCCAGACAGTCTCGTAGCGACGATGCAGAATGTGCGACAGATTCAGCGTAGAGAGCACGCTGGCATCCGACTCCGGGTTGAAGTAGGGACCTTCGCCGCCCTGGCTGTTGCGGCTGGTGGACAATTCCAAACCCGCGTCGAGGATCATGCGTGGGGCGGTAAATACCCGCTGACTGCCGTCTAGCACCAGGCTCAAGCGGTCGTTACCATCGCTGAAGGACATCGGCAGGACAGTCAGGCTGACTTCCCGCCGCTCGCTTTCACGCCAGCGCGCGTAGCCGGTGAGGCTGTCTGCGTCGATGTTGCTGTTCAACGCACGAAGTGGCGTTGATGCCGACAGCAGTTCAGCTGACCAGCCGTACTGCCAGACATCACTCGCATCGTGGACACCCGACAGCCTGGCGCCCGCGCGGCGGCCAAAGCCAAATTCGTGACTGGAGAATTCCGCCTCCAGGGTGTTGTTGCGTATGCGGTGCTCGATACCGGCACGCAGCCAGTCGTGATCCGCATCACCCTCTTCAAACTCACCGCGGCCGATACCACCTCCGGCGAACACCCGCCAGTCTTCCTTGAATGGCGAGCTGTACACTACTGTTTCCAGGCCAAAGTCGCTGCCGCCAGAAACGCTGTCTTCATCGCTTTTGCCGCGATAACCGGCAATCCGCAACTCGGCCATATGATGAACGTCGCGCAAGCGGTCTACGCGTTGAGCACGAAGATTCTCCGGAAAGCGCTCTACCAGGTCGTCGGCCAGCACATCAGCTTGCCGCCATTCCTGCAGTGTCAGGGCATTCAGAGCCTGGCCCGCTTCGACGTCTACGGTTCTGGGCGCAGTATTTTCAGCAATCTTCAACTGCTCTTCAGCGCGCCGTGGCCAACCTCGGGCGACATAAACGCTGGCGCGGCTGGTGCGCAAGGAGACGTTGCCTGGGGCGGCGTCGGACAAGCTATCAAAAGCCTGCTGAGCTGCTGGCAAGTCGTCACGGTAAAGGGCGTTATTGGCGACCAGAATCTGACTGTCGAGCCATTTATTGTTCGGCCGGCCCTGGGGTACGCCCAAGGGATAAATGCGTTCAGGCTGCGCCTCGGCCAATTGCTTGCTGAGCTGATCGGCCTCCTCCAGCTCTTCGCTTTCAATCAACGCGTAGTAGAGGCTTTGGTGATCACTCAACCAGCTCTGGTCCTTGTCGTTGCTGGCAGCAATGACTTCACGGTACAGCTCGGCAGACAGCTCGGGCTGGCGTAGATAGAGCATGGCACTGGCGGCCCAGCGCAGCGCATATGGCGGCAGGACAACCTGCATGTCTTTCAGTGCATAGTACTCATCAACCACACCCTGCATGTCCACGCGGGCATGCAAGGCGCCCATACGGTCAACCCGGACACGAATGACTTCGACCTGAGCTTCGGGCAAGGCTTCCCACTCTTGCATCATTGCGTCAGCCTGAGCCAGTGCCCGGTCGGCTATCACAAAGCGCTCGGATTCGGAACGCGTTGACGTGTCGGCCAGGCGCACGCGCTCAGCCAGAGCGTCGGCGCGCATGATACGCAGCTCCTCGTCGCCCAGCAGTTCGGGATGCTGCTCGGCAATGCCCAGAGCCAGCACCGGCAGACCCGCGCGCTGCAGCGCAAACAGATACTCGCGCAACACATCGCGCCGGCCGGGGGCCAGCTTCCAAGCCCGGTCATACTCCGCCAACGACGCATGCTGCTGCCCGTCATGCATCAATGCATAACCCAGCGCCAGGCGCGCTTCCAACTGCTTGGGAGCCTGTTCGGTCCATACCCGGGCACGCTTGATCGCGGCCGGCGTTTGGCCCATATCGGCCATGGTCATCAACTGCGCCTGCAGCAGATCGGCTCGAGCCGGCGCCAGAGAGCGGGCAAGCAGAAAGCCATTCACCGCCTCTTCCCACTCGCCGCGATTGCGCCGGGCACGCGCCATTGCCGCTACGGTATCGGGATTTTTTGCATAGAAAGCGGTATTGGACTGATAGAGCCGCAACACTTCGTCATCTTCACCCGCCCAACTGGCTATCAGTAGAAGATCAGTTTGCTGAACCGGGGTCAGCGAGGGGAGTTGGCGCAGGTAGTCCAATGCAGGCTGCTGGTCGCCAAGGCGAGCACGCTCTATCAGATCAACATAAGCCTGATCAGCCCAGACAAGGCTGGAGCCCAAAGACAAACCCAAGGAGAAACAGCAAGCAATAACTCGCCTCCCTGCTAAGTTACTGAGCAAATCGGTCACTCCTTTTGTAACGCGCAAATACAGCAAAGAGCCATGCACGACGAACCGTGATGGCTTATTAGTATCAAGACAATACTATAGTATTATTAATTGTAACGCGGAATGATACTAAATTGACGCTTTATTTATTAATGGGCCGCATAAGACATTTTTTTGGCGCACTGAAACAAAAAGAGCCGCCAAAGCAAGGCGGCTCTACTGCAGGGTTAGACAACCTGCTACTGACACTAGTGCAACTTATTCCTCTAGCAAGGTAAGCGCTTCGCCGAGCACCTCTACCGATTCGCTGTGTTTACCCGCCTTGTGCAGACTTTCACCCTCAGCGCGCAATTCCTGAACGCGCTCCAGAACCGCAGGATCCGAAGGTGGATTGCTCTCAAGCAAGGCATCAATGCGCTCCATGTCGGCAGGGCAATGCATGGCAAACAATGGCGTACTCAGTAAGGCAGTGACGAAGAATATGGCAATGCGGCGCATGTAGCGTACCTCCGTTAACAACAATGGATAAAAATAGCTCCGGCTAAAGTATAGACACTTTACGGCCAGCGGCTCCCCGCGCAGCCCATG
This genomic stretch from Halopseudomonas pelagia harbors:
- the pgaA gene encoding poly-beta-1,6 N-acetyl-D-glucosamine export porin PgaA, encoding MLSNLAGRRVIACCFSLGLSLGSSLVWADQAYVDLIERARLGDQQPALDYLRQLPSLTPVQQTDLLLIASWAGEDDEVLRLYQSNTAFYAKNPDTVAAMARARRNRGEWEEAVNGFLLARSLAPARADLLQAQLMTMADMGQTPAAIKRARVWTEQAPKQLEARLALGYALMHDGQQHASLAEYDRAWKLAPGRRDVLREYLFALQRAGLPVLALGIAEQHPELLGDEELRIMRADALAERVRLADTSTRSESERFVIADRALAQADAMMQEWEALPEAQVEVIRVRVDRMGALHARVDMQGVVDEYYALKDMQVVLPPYALRWAASAMLYLRQPELSAELYREVIAASNDKDQSWLSDHQSLYYALIESEELEEADQLSKQLAEAQPERIYPLGVPQGRPNNKWLDSQILVANNALYRDDLPAAQQAFDSLSDAAPGNVSLRTSRASVYVARGWPRRAEEQLKIAENTAPRTVDVEAGQALNALTLQEWRQADVLADDLVERFPENLRAQRVDRLRDVHHMAELRIAGYRGKSDEDSVSGGSDFGLETVVYSSPFKEDWRVFAGGGIGRGEFEEGDADHDWLRAGIEHRIRNNTLEAEFSSHEFGFGRRAGARLSGVHDASDVWQYGWSAELLSASTPLRALNSNIDADSLTGYARWRESERREVSLTVLPMSFSDGNDRLSLVLDGSQRVFTAPRMILDAGLELSTSRNSQGGEGPYFNPESDASVLSTLNLSHILHRRYETVWSQDLQFGLGYYDQRDFGGGGMGLLGYGQRLRMNDVFDSGFLLSALSRPYDGDREQEYRLVLDVNFRFKGL
- the pgaB gene encoding poly-beta-1,6-N-acetyl-D-glucosamine N-deacetylase PgaB; amino-acid sequence: MIVLGRIFLLLTLLLSAACAQQTIPFTAPQDRPEALGEAEWPKNHVLALVYHDVQDANPDNTFLSVRTLNMLDQLAWLRENGYQAVSIDQILEARQGGADLPAKAVLLSFDDGFSSFRERVLPVLRAYQWPAVLAPVGAWMDTPADQPVDFGGLAVPRERFATRADIREIADSGLVEIAAHTDNLHFGTLANVQGNMLPAAANRQYDSATGQYETVEAYKARLNTDVQRISQKLREVTGRSPRVWVWPYGAASGMALEVIDRNGYQMAMTLEGGLATVQNLRDTGRYLIGEDPSTQSFAAAVSGMQNTAAKRIAHVDLDYVYDPDPVQMEANLGVLIQRIADLRINTVFLQAYADPTGDGTVKELYFPNRHLPMRADLFNRAAWQLRTRAGVDVFAWMPVLSFDLDPALPRVTAIDAAGGSDAAVNPVQYQRLSPFDPRVRKQVGEIYEDLAASASFEGLLFHDDALLSDFEDAGSAAREAYAAVGLHSDLNALRSDPEQMAAWTRFKSQYLIDFTLELADKVKAIRGPQVKTARNIFAMPILEPESEAWFAQNMHDFLNNYDWTAIMAMPLMEGVSKADSDAWLSRLVLQVKQYPDAMDKTIFELQARDWRVGKEGPIDSELLVSWMHRLQWEGVRHFGYYPDDFHTDNPRLELVRPALSNAWSTQR